The following proteins are co-located in the Maridesulfovibrio sp. genome:
- a CDS encoding FecR domain-containing protein yields MPVEQNHPHEIGVVTGVSGDAYAQTSSGTRILEPGSPIYQGEELVTGGNGNVEVRFADDTLISQGANSRIALDDYVYDPDGGESSFLGDIAQGTFRTVTGKIAEQNPDRFKLGSPLATIGIRGTIILSEVSSDGEKHGVEEIHAGKAMLLQSKATGAIRQLFSGQMVDVGKSGILSPVRSLSTQERDNFRKIASENIRQEQEIREQQDDDQQDDQIDEQNDEQQNDEQQGEQQDGPQEELPGDVDPGGGDPGAPVSDGGVLHPGQGVLDPGDDALVGQQKFNPDKIDQPPEPFEKPEVEEREGNESQQEEQQQEGEDGSSGDTDGGETEEGNNTNQQNENEAEDANTDNDDTGDTENDDTGGESEDTEHDIHGSGLIEGTNEADTITGSSSDDTIKGLGGNDTLYGEAGDDELFGGAGNDSLYGGAGEDMLNGGTGNNYLDGGSGESHETDFASFAEQEHGVTVDLSNKNDAGEVTVTTDTGHDVLVNIEGVIGTNHEDTLVGDEGVNRFNPLLNSDYDGSTMESINGGDGSDWIQFETIDYSVDITLKQSESSYAELKDGSTVKSKIKLSNIENVQGSSQADKITGSDEANTLLGEAGNDSISGGAGDDSIDGGTGNDFISGGEGADIIDGGEGIDSLSYDYITAGSDFGIDITLSGSGKGTAKLVGASDPEDTFTSIEKILGSGTHDTFNGSDAADTFDGNDGDDRIYGNGGDDILAGGAGSDQIYGGTGADSISGGSGADVLYGEADNDSLSGGAGDDSIFGGDGDDFIQGGTGNNVLRGGIDGTSSGNDSLSYLGFDSVNIIVGDNTANHTLSDDTGSDSISGFATYIGSDGNDEFIGDADGDTFIGGKGNDIFNGGDGNNLFIGGEGTDTISFADSSTAVTVTVQETGNTTVTHSGGEDVFSGVESFIGSAQADTFNGSSNDETFSGEAGNDTIYAGAGNDTLSGGTGINYLDGQGGDKDFISFADAGSGVTVALDGANEVTFGGGAGTDVFLNIEGIIGSKYNDTLTGDDNDNYFKVGLNDNFNLATPSTYESVTGGGGSDWVQFDDLSSQYYIVAEMNSNHVFVKSTSDNSVVNKVILSSIENLLGTSGNDTITGSSIANTLDGAAGDDSISGGDGSDVLYGGIGNDSLAGEKGDNTLDGGEGYDRIEYSASTSGVTFNINDSGGSVTHSDGTDQFSNIEIYQGSDHDDIFNGSSNSETMIGGDGADSFTGGGGNDHIIAGLGNDSIDGGSGIDTLDYSDTSKAVTIIADTGSGSGTAERPDYSETDTFKGIEHFIGSSCDDSFTGSDASETFEGGNGTDNIDGGGGTDFISFAGLGTGINIDLSNNAEGSGNLCTVTLGGGNDTFKNIEGVIGSNYSDTITASSSGTSTIQGGGGADTINLVDGKATQILYTSLSEGGDTINNFQNHDTDATNSDKFCFSGSDFDSSASFYTFDDGYTDSANIGTTSAYFIFDDNNQLWYDSNGDQAGGATMIAQIASGDDVTADDISFT; encoded by the coding sequence ATGCCTGTTGAACAAAACCATCCTCATGAAATCGGAGTAGTTACCGGGGTTTCCGGTGACGCCTACGCTCAAACCTCTTCCGGGACACGTATCCTTGAACCGGGAAGTCCTATTTATCAGGGCGAAGAACTGGTCACCGGAGGAAACGGTAATGTTGAGGTACGTTTTGCTGATGACACCCTGATTTCACAAGGCGCCAACTCCCGCATTGCACTTGATGACTACGTTTATGATCCCGACGGCGGAGAATCCAGTTTTCTGGGTGATATTGCCCAAGGAACCTTCCGTACAGTTACAGGTAAAATTGCCGAACAAAACCCGGACCGTTTCAAGCTCGGTTCACCGCTGGCGACCATCGGTATCCGCGGAACAATTATTCTCAGTGAAGTAAGCAGCGATGGCGAAAAACACGGTGTTGAAGAAATTCATGCCGGTAAAGCCATGCTCCTGCAGAGTAAGGCAACCGGTGCAATACGCCAGCTTTTTTCCGGCCAGATGGTCGACGTCGGCAAATCCGGCATACTCAGCCCCGTGCGCTCACTCTCCACGCAGGAACGGGATAACTTCCGTAAAATCGCTTCCGAGAACATCAGGCAGGAACAGGAAATCCGCGAACAGCAGGATGACGACCAGCAGGATGATCAAATTGATGAGCAGAATGACGAACAGCAAAATGATGAGCAGCAAGGAGAGCAGCAGGACGGTCCCCAAGAAGAACTTCCCGGCGATGTAGATCCGGGCGGAGGAGATCCCGGAGCACCAGTTAGTGACGGGGGAGTACTGCATCCAGGACAAGGTGTACTGGACCCGGGCGATGATGCTCTTGTCGGTCAACAAAAATTTAACCCAGATAAAATTGACCAGCCTCCTGAACCATTTGAGAAACCAGAAGTTGAAGAACGGGAAGGAAACGAAAGCCAACAGGAAGAACAACAGCAAGAAGGTGAGGACGGCAGCTCTGGAGACACCGACGGCGGTGAAACTGAAGAAGGTAACAATACCAACCAGCAAAATGAAAACGAAGCTGAAGATGCAAACACAGACAATGATGACACCGGAGATACCGAAAACGACGATACCGGCGGGGAGTCAGAAGACACTGAACACGACATTCACGGCAGCGGCCTCATAGAAGGCACAAACGAAGCCGATACTATTACCGGCAGCAGCTCCGATGATACAATTAAGGGACTTGGCGGCAACGACACCCTTTACGGGGAAGCCGGGGATGATGAACTTTTCGGCGGTGCCGGAAATGACTCCTTGTACGGCGGCGCGGGCGAAGACATGCTCAACGGCGGGACCGGAAACAACTACCTTGATGGAGGTTCAGGCGAATCCCATGAAACAGATTTCGCGTCTTTTGCCGAGCAGGAACACGGTGTTACCGTAGACCTCAGCAACAAAAATGACGCAGGTGAAGTAACAGTTACCACCGATACCGGACACGATGTGCTGGTCAATATTGAAGGTGTGATCGGGACCAATCATGAAGATACTCTCGTAGGTGATGAAGGCGTCAACAGATTTAACCCTCTACTCAACTCTGATTATGACGGCAGCACCATGGAATCCATCAATGGCGGTGACGGCAGTGACTGGATTCAATTCGAAACCATTGACTACAGCGTAGACATCACGCTTAAACAATCAGAGTCCTCCTATGCCGAACTCAAAGACGGCTCAACAGTAAAGAGCAAGATTAAGCTTTCCAACATTGAAAACGTACAAGGTTCCAGTCAAGCTGATAAAATTACAGGCTCGGATGAAGCCAACACTTTGCTGGGCGAAGCAGGCAATGACTCCATTTCCGGTGGGGCAGGAGATGACAGTATCGACGGTGGGACCGGCAATGACTTCATTTCCGGTGGTGAAGGAGCAGACATCATCGACGGCGGGGAAGGTATAGATTCCCTGAGCTACGACTACATTACCGCCGGAAGCGATTTCGGCATAGACATTACCCTCTCTGGTTCCGGGAAAGGAACGGCTAAGTTGGTCGGGGCGTCTGATCCTGAAGACACATTCACCAGTATTGAAAAAATCCTTGGTAGCGGAACCCACGACACCTTCAACGGCAGTGATGCAGCTGACACCTTTGACGGCAACGATGGTGACGACAGGATATACGGCAATGGCGGCGACGACATTCTGGCCGGCGGAGCAGGCAGCGACCAAATTTACGGGGGCACCGGAGCAGACTCCATCTCTGGCGGCAGTGGAGCCGACGTACTCTATGGCGAAGCTGATAATGACTCGTTATCAGGCGGTGCTGGTGATGATTCCATTTTTGGTGGGGATGGTGACGATTTCATTCAAGGCGGAACCGGAAACAACGTACTTCGCGGAGGGATTGATGGAACTTCTTCAGGAAATGACTCTCTCTCCTACCTAGGGTTCGATAGTGTAAACATTATTGTCGGCGATAATACTGCAAACCACACCCTATCTGATGATACCGGATCTGATTCTATTTCCGGCTTTGCGACCTACATCGGATCAGACGGAAACGATGAGTTCATAGGCGATGCCGACGGAGACACCTTTATCGGTGGCAAAGGAAACGATATCTTCAATGGTGGTGATGGCAACAACCTGTTCATAGGCGGAGAAGGAACCGACACCATTTCCTTTGCTGATTCCAGTACCGCGGTGACAGTTACTGTTCAGGAAACAGGCAATACCACCGTTACCCATTCCGGCGGTGAAGACGTTTTCAGCGGCGTGGAATCCTTCATTGGTTCCGCACAAGCAGACACCTTCAACGGCAGCAGCAATGATGAAACTTTTTCCGGAGAAGCTGGCAACGATACCATATACGCCGGAGCAGGCAACGACACCTTGAGCGGAGGAACCGGAATCAACTATCTGGACGGTCAGGGCGGCGACAAGGACTTTATATCTTTTGCTGATGCAGGCTCAGGTGTAACCGTAGCTCTTGACGGTGCCAATGAAGTGACTTTCGGCGGAGGAGCAGGTACCGATGTATTTCTCAACATAGAAGGAATCATCGGTTCCAAGTATAACGACACCCTTACTGGAGACGATAACGACAACTACTTTAAAGTAGGATTGAACGATAATTTTAATTTAGCAACTCCCTCTACCTATGAATCAGTGACCGGAGGCGGAGGTTCTGACTGGGTCCAATTCGATGATCTTTCCAGCCAATATTACATTGTTGCTGAAATGAACAGCAACCATGTTTTCGTTAAAAGCACCAGCGACAATAGTGTTGTAAACAAAGTTATACTTTCCAGCATTGAAAACCTGTTGGGAACATCCGGCAACGACACTATAACCGGATCATCAATAGCCAACACCCTTGACGGTGCAGCCGGGGATGACAGCATCTCCGGTGGAGACGGAAGTGATGTTCTTTATGGTGGAATCGGAAATGACAGCCTTGCAGGTGAAAAGGGAGATAACACTCTGGATGGCGGCGAAGGATACGACCGCATAGAGTATTCAGCTTCAACCAGCGGGGTAACCTTCAATATCAATGACTCCGGTGGTTCAGTTACCCATTCCGATGGAACGGACCAGTTCAGCAATATTGAAATCTACCAAGGCTCTGACCATGACGACATCTTCAACGGCAGTTCCAACAGCGAAACCATGATTGGTGGAGACGGAGCCGACTCTTTCACTGGTGGTGGAGGCAATGACCACATTATTGCAGGACTGGGCAACGACTCCATAGACGGTGGAAGCGGTATTGACACCCTTGATTATAGTGACACAAGCAAGGCTGTAACAATCATAGCCGATACCGGTAGCGGCAGTGGTACTGCCGAACGCCCGGACTACTCAGAAACTGACACTTTCAAAGGAATCGAACACTTCATCGGTTCTTCATGCGATGATTCTTTTACCGGCTCTGATGCTTCAGAAACATTCGAAGGCGGCAACGGAACAGATAATATTGATGGCGGGGGCGGAACAGACTTCATCAGCTTTGCAGGACTTGGAACAGGCATAAATATTGATCTCAGCAACAATGCTGAGGGATCAGGAAACCTTTGCACGGTCACATTAGGCGGGGGGAATGACACCTTTAAAAATATTGAGGGAGTTATCGGATCCAACTACTCTGACACCATTACCGCAAGTTCATCTGGCACTTCCACCATACAAGGGGGCGGAGGAGCTGACACAATAAACCTTGTAGACGGCAAAGCTACCCAAATTCTCTATACTTCCCTTTCCGAAGGCGGAGATACTATCAACAATTTTCAAAACCATGATACAGATGCCACTAACAGTGATAAATTCTGCTTCAGCGGTTCAGACTTTGACAGCTCTGCCAGCTTTTACACTTTCGATGACGGATATACGGATAGTGCCAATATAGGCACAACCAGTGCGTACTTTATCTTCGATGACAACAACCAACTTTGGTATGACTCCAACGGAGACCAAGCCGGCGGAGCAACCATGATTGCCCAGATTGCCAGCGGGGACGATGTCACAGCTGACGACATCAGCTTTACTTAA
- a CDS encoding cache domain-containing protein gives MGVFEKSKGIGRRSPVWLRVAVPTVASLLLFIIVIFAIHMPAVRDALLFQRKESLKHMTQVAIGVLDHLRDQELKGIISTEEARRKGAEIIGMMRFGPDNKDYFWINDFNAKMIMHPYMPELDGRDMSKFADFKGKLLIVEMINATAKDGSAFVDYHWQWQDQPNKIVPKISYVQRFYPWKWIVGTGLYLDDLESEAAARNRELIMMTIGILGLISLLSFYTIVQSRKAGKDIQESEALFKGIFNHSQQFMGVLSPEGVLLLANQASLDFIGSENDKVIGHYLWETPWWEDSLAAQRELKELIQVASFGGVGKGIFRHEGQGGQVIYVDFSANPVVDDSGKVLFLIVEGHNVTELKEAQEQIALSEAMFRGVFSQSLQFMGVVDLDGNLREVNRAALDIRDIAAEDVLDRPFWEGAWWQDPPSLRENLKEDIKNAANGHIVRREVKTNLPDGSSRYVDFSLKPAFDIDGKMLFLLAEGKDISELRSVQDQLSSLNRDLEQKVEERTAELRSSVERLENAQNQLIQSEKMAALGDLVAGVAHEINTPVGLV, from the coding sequence ATGGGTGTTTTTGAAAAAAGCAAGGGGATAGGACGTAGAAGTCCTGTTTGGTTGAGGGTTGCCGTACCTACGGTTGCTTCTTTGCTGCTTTTTATCATTGTTATCTTTGCTATCCATATGCCTGCGGTTCGGGACGCTCTACTCTTCCAGCGTAAAGAATCCTTAAAACATATGACTCAGGTTGCCATTGGTGTTCTTGACCATTTGCGCGATCAGGAACTCAAAGGCATTATTTCTACCGAGGAAGCACGGAGGAAGGGTGCTGAAATAATCGGGATGATGCGTTTTGGACCTGATAACAAGGATTACTTCTGGATTAATGATTTTAATGCCAAAATGATTATGCATCCATATATGCCGGAGCTGGATGGCCGGGATATGTCTAAGTTTGCTGACTTTAAGGGTAAGCTGCTCATTGTTGAGATGATCAATGCTACAGCGAAAGATGGTTCCGCATTTGTGGATTATCACTGGCAATGGCAGGATCAACCCAATAAAATAGTTCCTAAAATTTCCTATGTGCAGAGGTTCTATCCTTGGAAGTGGATAGTGGGAACCGGGCTGTATCTTGATGACCTTGAGTCCGAGGCTGCCGCACGGAATCGTGAATTGATCATGATGACCATTGGCATTCTGGGGCTGATTTCCCTGCTCTCATTTTACACTATCGTCCAAAGCAGAAAAGCCGGGAAGGATATTCAGGAAAGTGAGGCCCTTTTCAAAGGTATCTTTAATCACAGTCAGCAGTTTATGGGAGTGCTTAGTCCTGAAGGCGTCCTGCTGCTTGCCAATCAAGCCTCATTGGATTTCATTGGCAGTGAAAATGATAAGGTCATCGGACATTATCTTTGGGAAACCCCGTGGTGGGAGGATTCTCTGGCTGCACAGCGTGAACTGAAGGAATTGATTCAGGTTGCTTCATTTGGCGGTGTGGGCAAGGGGATATTTAGACATGAAGGACAAGGTGGGCAGGTCATTTATGTTGATTTTTCCGCAAATCCGGTAGTCGATGACAGCGGTAAAGTCCTTTTTCTCATCGTCGAAGGTCACAATGTCACAGAACTTAAGGAAGCGCAGGAACAGATTGCTCTGAGTGAAGCCATGTTCAGGGGCGTGTTCAGCCAGTCTCTCCAGTTCATGGGGGTAGTTGATCTGGATGGTAATCTCAGAGAAGTGAACAGAGCAGCTCTTGATATCAGAGATATCGCTGCTGAGGATGTTCTGGATCGTCCTTTTTGGGAAGGAGCTTGGTGGCAGGATCCGCCGTCACTGCGGGAGAATTTAAAAGAAGACATCAAGAATGCCGCCAACGGGCATATTGTCCGCAGGGAAGTGAAGACAAATCTTCCTGACGGAAGTTCCCGGTATGTTGATTTTTCCTTGAAGCCGGCCTTTGATATTGATGGAAAAATGCTTTTTCTGCTTGCTGAGGGCAAGGATATTTCTGAATTACGTTCGGTTCAGGATCAGTTGAGCTCATTAAATCGTGATCTTGAACAGAAGGTTGAGGAACGGACTGCCGAGCTGCGCAGCTCCGTGGAACGTCTTGAGAATGCCCAGAACCAGCTCATTCAGTCTGAAAAAATGGCAGCTCTCGGTGACCTTGTGGCCGGAGTTGCCCATGAGATCAACACTCCGGTGGGATTAGTGTGA
- a CDS encoding HAMP domain-containing sensor histidine kinase gives MTSISFMEEKLNEISKKLDSGQLRKSDFDKFISVAREATKSSMLNLHRAAELIGTFKQVAADQASGQKRTINFREYIDEILLSLRSKYKRTQHKININCADDLVLNTYPGVFMQIFSNLIINTLIHGFEGVEAGNIDIGVEVADEGIVIRYTDDGKGMSEANVHKIFEPFFTTKRGAGGTGLGMSIVYNLVNTRLGGTINCSSVEGQGTAFTIVLPKDTIVEE, from the coding sequence GTGACCAGCATCAGTTTTATGGAAGAGAAGCTGAATGAGATCTCAAAGAAGCTTGATTCAGGGCAATTGCGTAAGTCTGACTTTGATAAGTTTATATCCGTAGCGCGGGAGGCCACTAAGTCCAGCATGCTTAATCTGCATCGGGCTGCAGAACTGATCGGTACTTTTAAGCAGGTGGCCGCGGATCAGGCTTCAGGTCAGAAAAGGACCATTAATTTCCGTGAATACATAGACGAAATCCTGCTCAGCCTGCGTTCCAAGTACAAGCGAACCCAGCATAAGATCAATATCAATTGTGCTGACGATCTGGTTTTGAATACTTATCCCGGTGTTTTTATGCAGATATTTTCGAATCTTATTATAAATACCCTGATCCATGGATTTGAGGGTGTTGAGGCTGGGAATATTGATATCGGAGTAGAGGTTGCCGATGAAGGTATTGTTATCCGCTACACTGACGACGGTAAGGGAATGAGCGAAGCCAATGTGCATAAGATTTTCGAACCTTTTTTCACCACCAAGCGCGGTGCAGGCGGAACTGGGTTGGGAATGAGCATCGTTTATAATCTGGTTAACACAAGGCTTGGCGGAACTATTAACTGTTCCAGTGTTGAAGGTCAGGGTACTGCTTTTACTATTGTCCTGCCCAAGGATACTATTGTTGAGGAATGA
- the htpX gene encoding zinc metalloprotease HtpX: MTSQIKTFFLLAALTAIILFLGGLMGGRTGLVIAFGLAMFMNVGSYWYSDKIVLSMYKARQLSPNDAPQVHAMVVELAANAGIPTPRLYVVDQDAPNAFATGRNPENAVVAVTSGIMRILTPEELRGVIAHEIGHIANRDILIQSVAAVLAGVIMMVANMMQWAAIFGFGGDDEEGGTNPFAAILVAILAPIAASLIQMAISRSREYLADSTGAQISSDPKALASALYKLDASARNIPMDANPATENMFIVNPFSGGNMANWFSTHPSTEDRIARLMSMAGR, encoded by the coding sequence ATGACCAGTCAGATCAAGACTTTTTTCCTGCTCGCCGCGCTTACGGCTATCATTCTCTTTCTCGGAGGATTGATGGGGGGACGGACCGGGCTTGTCATTGCCTTTGGCCTTGCCATGTTCATGAACGTGGGCAGCTACTGGTATTCCGATAAAATCGTTCTTTCCATGTATAAAGCTCGCCAGCTTTCTCCCAACGATGCTCCTCAGGTACACGCTATGGTCGTAGAACTGGCTGCCAATGCCGGAATTCCCACCCCGCGCCTTTATGTGGTTGATCAGGATGCCCCTAACGCATTCGCCACCGGACGCAACCCTGAAAATGCCGTTGTAGCAGTGACCAGCGGGATCATGCGTATCCTGACTCCTGAAGAATTGCGCGGTGTTATTGCCCATGAAATCGGACATATAGCGAACCGCGATATCCTGATCCAGTCCGTTGCGGCAGTTCTGGCCGGGGTGATTATGATGGTCGCCAACATGATGCAGTGGGCTGCAATTTTCGGTTTCGGCGGTGATGACGAGGAAGGCGGAACCAACCCCTTTGCTGCGATTCTTGTGGCAATCCTCGCACCTATTGCCGCTTCCCTGATTCAGATGGCAATCTCCCGTTCCCGTGAATATCTTGCTGATTCCACCGGAGCACAGATTTCAAGTGATCCTAAGGCGCTGGCGTCCGCACTCTACAAATTGGATGCAAGTGCGCGCAACATTCCCATGGACGCCAACCCGGCAACTGAAAACATGTTCATCGTTAACCCCTTCAGTGGCGGAAACATGGCAAACTGGTTCAGCACCCACCCCTCTACTGAGGACCGCATTGCCAGACTCATGTCCATGGCTGGAAGATAA
- a CDS encoding trypsin-like peptidase domain-containing protein — protein sequence MNRALKSLILALLAVVMTQPALAARNDSLRVTPVVRAVQKTAPAVVNINVTSIVERGVSPFGQMFGGQGLELFFEGLPTQKRKFRTQSTGSGVIINGRRGLVLTNAHVLSGGSDIKVRMINGEEYPAEIVGSDADFDIAVLKIKGAGNLPQVAMGDSSDIYIGETVIAIGNPFGYTHTVTTGVVSALKRTVKSKEGAYTDFIQTDAAINPGNSGGPLLNIMGDLIGINTAIQARAEGIGFAIPINRAKRVVKELLESGKVSPVWLGLSGQDLDQGAASYFGLSRVYGMLVTDVHKDTPASYAGLKPGDVILKINGIEVEDKAGYLALLRVQTRSEDVDLEVLHDGKVRNIVVRPQSLESQQVRSQAWTRWGMVVDNDSRGRGMLVSKVRKNSAAARLGLQPGDKIHQIGNHMVGSQKDFLDSFLRYRMNNKVMLKVQRGRNFYYVKLNS from the coding sequence ATGAACCGCGCGTTAAAAAGTCTCATACTTGCATTGCTCGCTGTAGTTATGACCCAGCCGGCCCTTGCTGCCCGGAATGATTCCCTGCGCGTGACACCTGTAGTACGGGCGGTGCAGAAGACCGCTCCGGCTGTTGTGAATATCAATGTTACCAGTATTGTAGAGCGTGGTGTTTCTCCGTTCGGACAGATGTTCGGAGGGCAGGGGCTTGAGCTGTTCTTCGAAGGCCTCCCGACCCAGAAACGTAAGTTCCGTACTCAGTCCACCGGTTCCGGGGTGATTATTAACGGTCGCCGAGGGTTGGTGCTCACTAATGCCCATGTCCTTTCAGGCGGAAGTGATATCAAAGTCAGGATGATCAACGGCGAGGAATATCCTGCCGAGATTGTCGGTTCTGATGCGGATTTTGATATTGCAGTCCTCAAGATTAAAGGTGCGGGCAATCTGCCGCAGGTTGCCATGGGCGACTCGTCGGATATTTATATCGGTGAGACGGTCATCGCTATCGGTAACCCCTTCGGCTACACCCATACAGTGACTACCGGGGTTGTTTCAGCTCTTAAGCGCACCGTTAAGTCAAAAGAGGGTGCTTATACTGATTTCATCCAGACTGATGCCGCCATTAACCCCGGTAACAGCGGCGGACCGCTGCTGAATATCATGGGTGACCTGATCGGTATCAATACAGCCATTCAAGCCCGTGCAGAAGGGATCGGCTTTGCCATTCCCATCAACCGGGCCAAGCGTGTGGTCAAGGAACTGCTCGAATCCGGTAAGGTCTCTCCGGTATGGCTGGGACTGAGCGGTCAAGATCTTGATCAGGGGGCAGCGAGCTATTTCGGTCTATCTCGTGTTTATGGGATGCTGGTTACCGATGTCCATAAGGATACTCCGGCATCCTATGCGGGCTTGAAACCCGGTGATGTTATTTTGAAGATTAACGGTATCGAGGTTGAGGATAAGGCCGGATACCTTGCCTTGCTCCGGGTTCAGACCCGCAGTGAGGATGTTGATCTTGAAGTTCTTCACGATGGCAAAGTTCGGAATATTGTGGTCCGTCCACAATCTTTGGAGTCGCAGCAGGTCAGGTCTCAGGCATGGACACGCTGGGGAATGGTTGTGGACAATGATTCTCGCGGGCGGGGCATGCTGGTCAGCAAGGTGCGTAAAAACAGTGCAGCAGCAAGGCTCGGCCTGCAACCCGGTGACAAGATTCACCAGATCGGCAACCATATGGTAGGCTCGCAAAAGGATTTTCTTGATTCCTTCTTGCGCTACCGTATGAACAACAAAGTCATGCTCAAGGTTCAGCGTGGGCGTAATTTCTATTACGTTAAATTGAATAGCTAG
- the thpR gene encoding RNA 2',3'-cyclic phosphodiesterase — protein MKKIRTFIAHPVPEEWKGIIREASCSLHEGLKSKIAWVKPENMHFTLKFLGPIGEDKLAEVQGVLKKIPVVNFKISTAGAGFFPALEKPHVIWIGLEQGAKGFCSTAATIEYQMAKLGFEEKGKSCHAHLTLGRVKKIAKDDWVALAEKINGIDLPEAEINGFTLYKSELTPDGPIYSVLEEYK, from the coding sequence ATGAAAAAGATACGCACATTTATCGCACACCCCGTACCCGAGGAGTGGAAAGGAATAATAAGGGAAGCTTCCTGCAGCCTGCATGAAGGGCTGAAATCAAAAATCGCATGGGTTAAGCCTGAAAATATGCACTTCACCCTGAAATTTCTCGGTCCAATAGGGGAGGACAAACTTGCAGAGGTGCAGGGAGTACTCAAAAAAATCCCGGTTGTAAACTTCAAAATTTCAACAGCAGGAGCCGGCTTCTTTCCGGCACTTGAAAAGCCGCATGTGATCTGGATTGGACTTGAACAGGGCGCCAAGGGATTCTGCTCTACCGCTGCAACAATTGAGTATCAAATGGCAAAGCTGGGCTTTGAAGAAAAGGGAAAATCCTGCCACGCCCACCTTACTCTGGGACGGGTCAAAAAAATTGCCAAGGATGACTGGGTCGCACTGGCTGAAAAGATAAACGGCATTGATTTGCCAGAGGCAGAGATAAACGGCTTCACTCTCTACAAAAGCGAGCTTACACCGGACGGACCTATTTATTCTGTGCTTGAAGAGTATAAGTAA
- a CDS encoding carbohydrate porin, producing the protein MKKTLFLILLLVLCCATNGICRDSLRKTLNLHGQAEERQSVLFKDFQQSWNEVQNATGPLTIEGDVLGYIQAYGNSKIDGETQDGNEYGAFKARLRLHWEPIEDGKFFFQVQGGVSDIHSNPSSRGMVLSPLNSQASRTSPGGQASISDVLYTQHFTDKKMFVSLGWTDPESFMDENRFAGNGRIQFVNSMFNNEPIFDGIDTNLPIVAVGFNPEEQFKFTMLAQATTYAGRPGDQRKGDFEDMADSPLIGGQLTYSPSFGKLKGNYRIFGWTNTYDQPRIDGSEDSTNWGIAFNMDQDITEDFGIFARLGKGNGAINDISWTWSIGTHWQGPIPGREQDVWGVAAGGVQGNKHTANKDMEFHYETYYQVKLTDNFSIVPDLTYVNNSNANSNNDDIMFGMLKLFFTFSTPGS; encoded by the coding sequence ATGAAAAAGACGCTGTTCCTGATTCTCCTCCTTGTTCTCTGCTGCGCGACAAATGGAATCTGCCGCGACTCCCTGCGCAAAACCCTGAACCTGCATGGACAGGCGGAAGAACGCCAGTCTGTGTTGTTTAAGGATTTCCAGCAATCCTGGAATGAAGTGCAGAATGCCACCGGGCCTCTGACCATTGAAGGAGACGTGCTCGGCTATATTCAGGCATACGGAAACAGCAAGATTGACGGAGAGACGCAGGACGGCAACGAATACGGCGCTTTCAAAGCCCGGCTCAGACTGCACTGGGAACCGATTGAAGACGGGAAATTCTTCTTTCAGGTTCAGGGCGGTGTTTCAGACATACACAGCAATCCCTCCAGCCGTGGAATGGTGCTCTCACCACTGAACTCTCAGGCATCCCGGACCAGCCCCGGTGGACAGGCATCCATTTCAGATGTGCTTTACACCCAGCACTTCACAGACAAAAAAATGTTTGTATCCCTAGGCTGGACTGACCCTGAATCCTTCATGGATGAAAACCGCTTTGCCGGAAACGGACGTATCCAGTTCGTCAACTCCATGTTCAACAATGAGCCGATCTTTGACGGAATTGATACCAACCTACCCATCGTTGCTGTCGGCTTCAACCCGGAAGAGCAATTCAAGTTCACCATGCTGGCCCAAGCCACAACTTATGCAGGAAGACCCGGCGATCAACGCAAAGGCGACTTTGAAGATATGGCCGACAGTCCGCTCATCGGCGGACAGCTGACATATTCCCCCAGCTTTGGTAAACTGAAAGGTAATTACCGCATCTTCGGCTGGACTAACACGTATGACCAGCCGCGCATTGATGGAAGTGAAGATTCAACGAACTGGGGTATCGCCTTTAACATGGATCAGGACATCACCGAAGATTTCGGGATATTCGCAAGGCTGGGAAAAGGTAACGGCGCGATAAACGACATCAGCTGGACATGGTCGATCGGTACTCACTGGCAAGGCCCGATCCCCGGAAGGGAGCAGGATGTCTGGGGTGTTGCCGCAGGTGGCGTGCAAGGCAACAAGCATACTGCCAACAAAGACATGGAGTTCCATTACGAGACCTACTACCAAGTCAAGCTGACCGACAATTTTTCAATTGTCCCGGACCTGACCTACGTAAACAACTCCAACGCCAACAGTAATAATGATGATATAATGTTCGGAATGTTGAAATTATTCTTCACTTTTTCCACACCCGGTTCATAA